The following are encoded in a window of Echeneis naucrates chromosome 19, fEcheNa1.1, whole genome shotgun sequence genomic DNA:
- the rsph1 gene encoding radial spoke head 1 homolog: protein MSDVGSEDFDEERSQLGEYHGDRNEAGERHGVGTAILSNGDTYQGQYENSKRHGQGTYRFKNGARYVGGYYQNMKHGQGTFYYPDGSKYEGSWVEDLRQGHGVYTYPNGDTYDGEWLHHLRHGQGIYHYHDTGSKYKGSWVNGNMESAGEYIHSNHRYQGNFANNSPCGPGKYVFDIECEQHGEYHQIEQDRVEGEWGMSTSTTALKWIPKCVTSLTLWTSTKKAPVGEKETPSAE from the exons ATGTCGGATGTCGGATCTGAAGATTTCGATGAGGAACGCAGTCAACTCGGA GAATATCACGGTGACAGAAATGAAGCGGGGGAGAGACATGGAGTCGGTACTGCCATTCTGTCCAACGGAGACACTTATCAGGGACAGTATGAGAACAGTAAAAGACACGGACAG GGGACATATCGTTTCAAGAACGGGGCAAGATATGTGGGAGGCTATTaccaaaacatgaaacatgGACAAGGCACTTTCTACTATCCTGATGGTTCTAAATATGAAG GGTCATGGGTCGAGGACCTGAGACAAGGTCATGGTGTCTACACTTACCCCAATGGAGACACATATGATGGAGAGTGGCTGCATCACCTTAG ACACGGTCAAGGCATCTACCATTACCATGACACTGGCTCAAAGTACAAGGGCTCATGGGTAAATGGAAATATGGAGTCAGCTGGAGAGTACATCCACTCCAACCACAGATACCAGGGTAACTTTGCCAACAACAGT cccTGTGGTCCAGGAAAGTATGTGTTTGACATTGAGTGTGAGCAACACGGTGAATACCACCAAATAGAGCAG GACCGAGTTGAGGGGGAGTGGGGCATGTCGACCTCCACTACAGCGCTCAAGTGGATTCCCAAGTGTGTCACAAGCTTGACGCTGTGGACTTCCACCAAAAAGGCTCCAG ttgggGAGAAGGAAACACCTTCAGCTGAATAG
- the adprm gene encoding manganese-dependent ADP-ribose/CDP-alcohol diphosphatase: MDGCSRPGPLFSFGVIADIQYADIDDGYNYCQSRRRYYRSSLQLLANAQESWSESAVRPAFVLQLGDVIDGFNKGCAASDRALDAVLRQFGSSPLEVHHVWGNHELYNFSRSSLFGSRLDSSPRSDRAGPDIYAYHFSPVPGFLFVVLDGYDVGLLGRPESSDQYQSALSQIRQHNNNQDLNCPPMLEDLRQRFAMFNGGFSKAQLDWLHSVLSDADEKQLKVTIASHLPVHPDSTCPICLAWNYDELLAIISAHSSVVCVMAGHDHDGGYCQDEETGVHHLTLEGVIETPPDSNAFGTVFVYEDRMVLKGSGRISDRELLFCDKNKKLSLIA; the protein is encoded by the exons ATGGACGGCTGCAGTCGGCCCGGGCCGCTGTTCAGCTTCGGGGTGATAGCTGACATTCAGTACGCTGACATCGACGACGGCTACAACTACTGCCAGTCCAGGAGGCGGTACTACCGGAGCAGCCTCCAGCTGCTCGCGAATGCCCAGGAAAGTTGGTCAGAGTCGGCTGTCAGGCCGGCCTTCGTCCTCCAGCTCGGAGACGTCATCGACGGCTTCAACAAGGGCTGCGCCGCCTCGGACCGAGCGCTGGACGCCGTGCTGAGGCAGTTCGGCTCCAGCCCGCTGGAGGTCCACCACGTGTGGGGAAACCACGAGCTGTACAACTTCAGCAGGAGCTCTCTGTTCGGATCCAGGCTGGACAGCTCACCCCGCAGCGACAGGGCCGGACCCGACATCTACGCCTACCACTTCAGCCCGGTCCCCGGATTCCTGTTCGTGGTGCTGGACGGCTACGATGTGGGCCTGCTGGGCAGACCGGAGTCCAGCGACCAGTACCAGAGCGCCCTGAGTCAGATCagacagcacaacaacaaccaggaCCTCAACTGCCCCCCAA tGCTCGAGGATCTACGTCAGAGGTTTGCGATGTTCAACGGTGGGTTCAGTAAGGCCCAGCTGGACTGGCTGCATTCTGTGCTGTCTGATGCTGATGAGAAGCAGCTAAAAGTCACTATTGCCA GTCACCTCCCGGTCCACCCTGACTCCACCTGCCCCATTTGCCTCGCCTGGAACTATGACGAGCTCCTGGCCATCATCAGTGCTCACAGCAGCGTGGTGTGTGTCATGGCTGGACACGACCATGATGGAGGATACTGCCAGGACGAAGAAACAGGGGTGCACCACCTGACGTTAGAGGGAGTGATTGAAACTCCACCTGACAGCAATGCCTTCGGCACAGTGTTTGTGTACGAGGACAGGATGGTGCTGAAAGGGAGTGGCAGGATTTCAGATCGAGAACTTCTCTtctgtgacaaaaataaaaaactatccCTCATAGCATAG
- the map2k4b gene encoding dual specificity mitogen-activated protein kinase kinase 4b isoform X2, which produces MATPSPDSSSSSSSSSSGSTVGSTSHQLHQQTQSSSMQETNTCWRCQSETGKRKALKLNFANPPVKPTSRLPLHPTAPSFQNPHIERLRTHSIESSGKLKISPEQHCDFTAEDLRDLGEIGRGAYGSVNKMVHKPTGQIMAVKRIRSTVDEKEQKQLLMDLDVVMRSSDCPYIVQFYGALFREGDCWICMELMSTSLDKFYKYVYCALDDVIPEEILGKITLATVKALNHLKENLKIIHRDIKPSNILMDRKGNIKLCDFGISGQLVDSIAKTRDAGCRPYMAPERIDPSASRQGYDVRSDVWSLGITLYELATGRFPYPKWNSVFDQLTQVVKGEPPQLSNSEERQFSPKFISFVNLCLTKDESKRPKYKELLKRPFILMYEERFVDVASYVCRILDQIPASPISPMYVD; this is translated from the exons ATGGCGACTCCCAGTCctgacagcagctccagcagctccagcagcagctccggcAGCACCGTAGGATCCACGTCGCACCAGCTTcaccagcagacacagagcagcagcatgcAAG AGACCAACACCTGCTGGAGATGTCAGAGTGAAACAG GTAAACGCAAAGCTTTGAAGCTGAATTTTGCCAACCCTCCAGTGAAACCAACCTCCAGGCTCCCACTCCATCCGACAGCTCCCTCTTTCCAAAACCCTCACAT AGAGCGTCTGCGGACACACAGCATCGAGTCATCAGGGAAGTTGAAGATCTCCCCTGAGCAGCACTGCGACTTCACGGCAGAGGACCTGAGGGACCTTGGGGAGATCGGGCGCGGAGCTTACGGCTCTGTTAACAAGATGGTCCACAAGCCCACGGGCCAGATCATGGCTGTCAAG AGGATCCGCTCCACGGTGGACGAGAAAGAGCAGAAGCAGCTGTTGATGGATCTGGACGTGGTGATGAGGAGCAGTGACTGTCCCTACATTGTTCAGTTCTACGGCGCTCTCTTCAGAGAG GGTGACTGTTGGATTTGTATGGAACTAATGTCTACCTCATTAGACAAATTCTACAAATATGTATATTGTGCATTAGATGATGTCATTCCAGAGGAAATATTAGGCAAAATAACATTAGCG ACCGTTAAAGCACTGAACCACttaaaagaaaacttgaaaaTAATTCACAGAG ACATCAAACCTTCCAACATTCTCATGGACCGAAAGGGGAACATCAAGCTGTGCGACTTCGGCATTAGTGGTCAGCTGGTGGATTCCATAGCCAAGACCAGAGATGCAGGCTGCAGGCCTTACATGGCG CCTGAGAGGATAGACCCCAGCGCTTCCAGACAAGGCTACGATGTCCGCTCTGATGTGTGGAGCCTTGGAATCACCCTG tatGAGTTAGCCACAGGAAGATTTCCCTACCCCAAGTGGAATAGTGTTTTTGATCAGCTGACCCAGGTGGTGAAAGGAGAACCTCCCCAGCTCAGCAACTCTGAGGAGAGACAGTTCTCCCCCAAGTTCATCAGCTTCGTCAACCTCTG ccTTACAAAGGACGAATCGAAAAGGCCAAAGTACAAAGAACTTCTG AAACGCCCATTTATTCTGATGTATGAGGAGCGCTTTGTGGACGTCGCCAGTTACGTGTGTCGCATCTTGGATCAGATCCCCGCCTCTCCTATCTCTCCTATGTATGTGGACTGA
- the map2k4b gene encoding dual specificity mitogen-activated protein kinase kinase 4b isoform X1, translated as MATPSPDSSSSSSSSSSGSTVGSTSHQLHQQTQSSSMQETNTCWRCQSETGFQISLSGVSQSKRKALKLNFANPPVKPTSRLPLHPTAPSFQNPHIERLRTHSIESSGKLKISPEQHCDFTAEDLRDLGEIGRGAYGSVNKMVHKPTGQIMAVKRIRSTVDEKEQKQLLMDLDVVMRSSDCPYIVQFYGALFREGDCWICMELMSTSLDKFYKYVYCALDDVIPEEILGKITLATVKALNHLKENLKIIHRDIKPSNILMDRKGNIKLCDFGISGQLVDSIAKTRDAGCRPYMAPERIDPSASRQGYDVRSDVWSLGITLYELATGRFPYPKWNSVFDQLTQVVKGEPPQLSNSEERQFSPKFISFVNLCLTKDESKRPKYKELLKRPFILMYEERFVDVASYVCRILDQIPASPISPMYVD; from the exons ATGGCGACTCCCAGTCctgacagcagctccagcagctccagcagcagctccggcAGCACCGTAGGATCCACGTCGCACCAGCTTcaccagcagacacagagcagcagcatgcAAG AGACCAACACCTGCTGGAGATGTCAGAGTGAAACAG GGTTTCAGATAAGCCTGTCTGGAGTTTCTCAAA GTAAACGCAAAGCTTTGAAGCTGAATTTTGCCAACCCTCCAGTGAAACCAACCTCCAGGCTCCCACTCCATCCGACAGCTCCCTCTTTCCAAAACCCTCACAT AGAGCGTCTGCGGACACACAGCATCGAGTCATCAGGGAAGTTGAAGATCTCCCCTGAGCAGCACTGCGACTTCACGGCAGAGGACCTGAGGGACCTTGGGGAGATCGGGCGCGGAGCTTACGGCTCTGTTAACAAGATGGTCCACAAGCCCACGGGCCAGATCATGGCTGTCAAG AGGATCCGCTCCACGGTGGACGAGAAAGAGCAGAAGCAGCTGTTGATGGATCTGGACGTGGTGATGAGGAGCAGTGACTGTCCCTACATTGTTCAGTTCTACGGCGCTCTCTTCAGAGAG GGTGACTGTTGGATTTGTATGGAACTAATGTCTACCTCATTAGACAAATTCTACAAATATGTATATTGTGCATTAGATGATGTCATTCCAGAGGAAATATTAGGCAAAATAACATTAGCG ACCGTTAAAGCACTGAACCACttaaaagaaaacttgaaaaTAATTCACAGAG ACATCAAACCTTCCAACATTCTCATGGACCGAAAGGGGAACATCAAGCTGTGCGACTTCGGCATTAGTGGTCAGCTGGTGGATTCCATAGCCAAGACCAGAGATGCAGGCTGCAGGCCTTACATGGCG CCTGAGAGGATAGACCCCAGCGCTTCCAGACAAGGCTACGATGTCCGCTCTGATGTGTGGAGCCTTGGAATCACCCTG tatGAGTTAGCCACAGGAAGATTTCCCTACCCCAAGTGGAATAGTGTTTTTGATCAGCTGACCCAGGTGGTGAAAGGAGAACCTCCCCAGCTCAGCAACTCTGAGGAGAGACAGTTCTCCCCCAAGTTCATCAGCTTCGTCAACCTCTG ccTTACAAAGGACGAATCGAAAAGGCCAAAGTACAAAGAACTTCTG AAACGCCCATTTATTCTGATGTATGAGGAGCGCTTTGTGGACGTCGCCAGTTACGTGTGTCGCATCTTGGATCAGATCCCCGCCTCTCCTATCTCTCCTATGTATGTGGACTGA
- the map2k4b gene encoding dual specificity mitogen-activated protein kinase kinase 4b isoform X3, translating into MATPSPDSSSSSSSSSSGSTVGSTSHQLHQQTQSSSMQGFQISLSGVSQSKRKALKLNFANPPVKPTSRLPLHPTAPSFQNPHIERLRTHSIESSGKLKISPEQHCDFTAEDLRDLGEIGRGAYGSVNKMVHKPTGQIMAVKRIRSTVDEKEQKQLLMDLDVVMRSSDCPYIVQFYGALFREGDCWICMELMSTSLDKFYKYVYCALDDVIPEEILGKITLATVKALNHLKENLKIIHRDIKPSNILMDRKGNIKLCDFGISGQLVDSIAKTRDAGCRPYMAPERIDPSASRQGYDVRSDVWSLGITLYELATGRFPYPKWNSVFDQLTQVVKGEPPQLSNSEERQFSPKFISFVNLCLTKDESKRPKYKELLKRPFILMYEERFVDVASYVCRILDQIPASPISPMYVD; encoded by the exons ATGGCGACTCCCAGTCctgacagcagctccagcagctccagcagcagctccggcAGCACCGTAGGATCCACGTCGCACCAGCTTcaccagcagacacagagcagcagcatgcAAG GGTTTCAGATAAGCCTGTCTGGAGTTTCTCAAA GTAAACGCAAAGCTTTGAAGCTGAATTTTGCCAACCCTCCAGTGAAACCAACCTCCAGGCTCCCACTCCATCCGACAGCTCCCTCTTTCCAAAACCCTCACAT AGAGCGTCTGCGGACACACAGCATCGAGTCATCAGGGAAGTTGAAGATCTCCCCTGAGCAGCACTGCGACTTCACGGCAGAGGACCTGAGGGACCTTGGGGAGATCGGGCGCGGAGCTTACGGCTCTGTTAACAAGATGGTCCACAAGCCCACGGGCCAGATCATGGCTGTCAAG AGGATCCGCTCCACGGTGGACGAGAAAGAGCAGAAGCAGCTGTTGATGGATCTGGACGTGGTGATGAGGAGCAGTGACTGTCCCTACATTGTTCAGTTCTACGGCGCTCTCTTCAGAGAG GGTGACTGTTGGATTTGTATGGAACTAATGTCTACCTCATTAGACAAATTCTACAAATATGTATATTGTGCATTAGATGATGTCATTCCAGAGGAAATATTAGGCAAAATAACATTAGCG ACCGTTAAAGCACTGAACCACttaaaagaaaacttgaaaaTAATTCACAGAG ACATCAAACCTTCCAACATTCTCATGGACCGAAAGGGGAACATCAAGCTGTGCGACTTCGGCATTAGTGGTCAGCTGGTGGATTCCATAGCCAAGACCAGAGATGCAGGCTGCAGGCCTTACATGGCG CCTGAGAGGATAGACCCCAGCGCTTCCAGACAAGGCTACGATGTCCGCTCTGATGTGTGGAGCCTTGGAATCACCCTG tatGAGTTAGCCACAGGAAGATTTCCCTACCCCAAGTGGAATAGTGTTTTTGATCAGCTGACCCAGGTGGTGAAAGGAGAACCTCCCCAGCTCAGCAACTCTGAGGAGAGACAGTTCTCCCCCAAGTTCATCAGCTTCGTCAACCTCTG ccTTACAAAGGACGAATCGAAAAGGCCAAAGTACAAAGAACTTCTG AAACGCCCATTTATTCTGATGTATGAGGAGCGCTTTGTGGACGTCGCCAGTTACGTGTGTCGCATCTTGGATCAGATCCCCGCCTCTCCTATCTCTCCTATGTATGTGGACTGA
- the map2k4b gene encoding dual specificity mitogen-activated protein kinase kinase 4b isoform X4, producing the protein MATPSPDSSSSSSSSSSGSTVGSTSHQLHQQTQSSSMQGKRKALKLNFANPPVKPTSRLPLHPTAPSFQNPHIERLRTHSIESSGKLKISPEQHCDFTAEDLRDLGEIGRGAYGSVNKMVHKPTGQIMAVKRIRSTVDEKEQKQLLMDLDVVMRSSDCPYIVQFYGALFREGDCWICMELMSTSLDKFYKYVYCALDDVIPEEILGKITLATVKALNHLKENLKIIHRDIKPSNILMDRKGNIKLCDFGISGQLVDSIAKTRDAGCRPYMAPERIDPSASRQGYDVRSDVWSLGITLYELATGRFPYPKWNSVFDQLTQVVKGEPPQLSNSEERQFSPKFISFVNLCLTKDESKRPKYKELLKRPFILMYEERFVDVASYVCRILDQIPASPISPMYVD; encoded by the exons ATGGCGACTCCCAGTCctgacagcagctccagcagctccagcagcagctccggcAGCACCGTAGGATCCACGTCGCACCAGCTTcaccagcagacacagagcagcagcatgcAAG GTAAACGCAAAGCTTTGAAGCTGAATTTTGCCAACCCTCCAGTGAAACCAACCTCCAGGCTCCCACTCCATCCGACAGCTCCCTCTTTCCAAAACCCTCACAT AGAGCGTCTGCGGACACACAGCATCGAGTCATCAGGGAAGTTGAAGATCTCCCCTGAGCAGCACTGCGACTTCACGGCAGAGGACCTGAGGGACCTTGGGGAGATCGGGCGCGGAGCTTACGGCTCTGTTAACAAGATGGTCCACAAGCCCACGGGCCAGATCATGGCTGTCAAG AGGATCCGCTCCACGGTGGACGAGAAAGAGCAGAAGCAGCTGTTGATGGATCTGGACGTGGTGATGAGGAGCAGTGACTGTCCCTACATTGTTCAGTTCTACGGCGCTCTCTTCAGAGAG GGTGACTGTTGGATTTGTATGGAACTAATGTCTACCTCATTAGACAAATTCTACAAATATGTATATTGTGCATTAGATGATGTCATTCCAGAGGAAATATTAGGCAAAATAACATTAGCG ACCGTTAAAGCACTGAACCACttaaaagaaaacttgaaaaTAATTCACAGAG ACATCAAACCTTCCAACATTCTCATGGACCGAAAGGGGAACATCAAGCTGTGCGACTTCGGCATTAGTGGTCAGCTGGTGGATTCCATAGCCAAGACCAGAGATGCAGGCTGCAGGCCTTACATGGCG CCTGAGAGGATAGACCCCAGCGCTTCCAGACAAGGCTACGATGTCCGCTCTGATGTGTGGAGCCTTGGAATCACCCTG tatGAGTTAGCCACAGGAAGATTTCCCTACCCCAAGTGGAATAGTGTTTTTGATCAGCTGACCCAGGTGGTGAAAGGAGAACCTCCCCAGCTCAGCAACTCTGAGGAGAGACAGTTCTCCCCCAAGTTCATCAGCTTCGTCAACCTCTG ccTTACAAAGGACGAATCGAAAAGGCCAAAGTACAAAGAACTTCTG AAACGCCCATTTATTCTGATGTATGAGGAGCGCTTTGTGGACGTCGCCAGTTACGTGTGTCGCATCTTGGATCAGATCCCCGCCTCTCCTATCTCTCCTATGTATGTGGACTGA